The sequence TCTGCCATCTATTGCTTATTTGAAGGCTTTTCCAAACTCCAATTGATTTGATCTTGGTATACCTGGAAAGGTATGGATTTCTAGTTTCCAGAACACTTGacaatttgaaaatccaatggttggatcaaaagttatggtttTAGGAAGTGAGCTGACGTGCCCAATACAGTTTTCAAGATATCTCAACTGTTTTAACTCCGATTTTGTTGCCCCCAAATTGTGTGCGAAAAACTGCACTTTTTTATGGGTCAAAACTGGTCTTACCTTGATAATGCCAAGCTATTGCAGAGgatctgaaattttttcttggatttggcACCTTGGCACTGAGTaaaaactcccttttttttAGCTGGTCAACCGGTCAACTTTAGCTTGATATGGTTTAAGGTGCTCCTTAGTTTTCCACACCCTTTATGCTTGGGATATGATTGGAGCTAAATCTCCATATACGTCCACCTTCTTAACTCCTCCATTCCAAGGATGCAAGCCTTATACTCAGCCACGTTGTTGGTAGTGATGAATCTCAACTTGATAGATAAAGGGTGTGAGATCCATCAGGGGCCAAAACCAAGATGCCTACCCTATACCTATGCTGAATAGAGGACCTATCAAAGTACATCTTCCAAACTTCTTCTATGTCAATCGCTAGAATGTCCTCATCTGGGAAATCATCATTTAAGTCATTTCCTTCAATGGGGTGatgagtacaaaattttgtgATAGCTCGTCCTTTAATTGTCTTACTGGGACATAGGTAAGATCAAATTTGGCCTAGAGTATGAGCTATCTTGATAACCTTCCAATGAGAGtgggattttcaaataaatactTAAAGGAGTCCATGCTTGCCACCACTTGGACCTAATATGCTAATAAGATGTGTTTTCTCAACTTCTAAACAGCCTAAACTAAGGCGTAGCAAGATCTCTCAATGTCAGTGTATCTCATCTCATAATCTTTCAACTTCTTGCTCAAATGGTAGATTGCGTGTTCATTCTTGGTCTCGTCCTCTTATGCCAGCATACTACCTAGAGTGTCGTCCAAAACCAACATGATGGTGTAATGAAAATCCAAGTGACGCCAAGTCTTGTCTCGTCCATATGAGTCGtccaaagaagaaggaagatcCAAGCCAAGTTCAACCTCGTCCGTCCGTCCTTAAATGACGGACGAGGTTACTGCACCATGAGCATGTTTAGCCTTAGACGAACATATCTCCACCAGGTGTGAGAGAAATCAAACCATTGTTAGTCAAGTCTAACCGTTGTGGAATGTAGACCCAAGTAACGTAACTTCCATGgcagttatggaagttacctccgaGCCTCTTAGACTCCTCAACAATAGAACGGTTACCAAACAAGTAACCGCTCCCCGCATGCTATATAAACGCTCGCTAACAAAAGAGTAAGGCATTCTGAAACTTCCAATTTACTGGGAATTACAAAAAAAGGCTAACTTTACcatcggagggttcttggccggCTTTcaccggtctcctctgattTCCTGTTTGTTTTCTCAGGACTCAGTCACAAACTCATTAACGCCCGAGACTTTCAGCCCACTAATATCACAGGattcatcagttggcgccgtctgtgggaaagaaaGGAATTTTTGCGTTTGAACTTCATCGTTGAATTCTGCGATTTCTTTCTCCGACAAAGGGCTGAAATGGTCTAGACAACGTTaagggctactagcccaggccCTCAAGAGAGCAGGGGCGACCGTCAATCGGTGCCTACCATGCAACCATCTTCTGTCCAACACGTGCAATCCATGGCCACCACTATGGCGGAGTTAACTCGCCAGAACTAGGAGTTGGTCAGAGAACTTAATTTAAGGAGGCAGCATCACGATGGGAACACTGAAGGACAAGCCCAGAGTCAAGATGGAAGGAATGTTGAATTTGAAAGCCAGTCAAGGGGTACCGCTTCATGGAGGGTGCCTCATTTGGAAAgagaaatggaccaaatgagaAGAACTATGGATGGGATGAAGGAGAGTATGAAAAGGACGAACCTTGTAGAAGATTTGGTTCACAGAACTGATTCCCCCTTTATAGCTTCCATCAATGCTCACCTTTTGCCacccaagttcaagatgccttcTTAGATTCGTATGATGAGACGCGGGATCCGTTTGACCACATTGCCACTTTCAAAACTACCATGCATCTTCAAGGGGTTCCGGATGAAATAATGTGCAGAGCTTTCCCTACTACCCTCAAAGGACCTGCACGAGTGTGGTTTAGCAAAATACCTCCGAAGACGGTAACATCCTTCGAGGAGTTAAGCAAGTTATTTGTCAACAATTTTATCGGAAGGCAGAGGCACAAGCGTTCCTCGTCCAGTTTGCTAACCATAGAATAGGGAGAGAATGAAAGTTTGCGATCCTTCATCACGCGGTTCAACAGGAAAGCCTTAGTAGTGGACGAGATGGATGACAAGCTCCTTTTGGCGGCTTTCCACAATGGGGTTCATTCTGACTTGTTAATCCACAAGTTATATGAGCAGGAGCCTCAAACCATGGCTGAACTAGTCCATTCAACCCAGAACTTTATGAATGTAGAAGATGCtatcatagccaagaagaggaagagagttgagaaaatGGAAGCCAACCCAACATGCCATTCAGAACAAGGTCCTCGTCCTAAAAAGGGACGAACGGAAGACAAGAAGGATCGGGACAAGAAGGCGGGCCCCTCAGCACGAAGTCAACAGTATACACCACTGAACGTGCCGCTCgagcaagtccttatgcaaatcaaggatgatccttccttAAAGTggccaaagaaaatgaaaggagATCCTAATAAGTGCAATAGGAATaagtattgtcgcttccatagAGACCATGGGCATGATACGGATGAATGTTTTGATCTAAAGCAGCAGATTAAGAATCTTATAAGGCAGGGAAAATTGAGGAgtttccttggacgagaccaCAAGGACGAGAAATTCAAGGGTAAAGTAGAAGAGTCATCACGACTACCTCTCGGAGAAATCAGAGTTATTATAGGCGGAAGTTCTACTAGCCAgtcgtccaagtccaagaagGCATACCTGAAGGTGGTGCAGAGCGTCCAACTCTCTGGATGGTCACCAAGAGAAAGGACCACAAACGAACAAGCAATCACATTCATGGAAGATGAAGCTGAAAGAATTCACCATCCTCACGACGATGCTATCGTCATTACCTTGCTTATTGCTGACTACACAACCAGAAGGGTGCTGGTGGATAATGGAAGCTCGgcaaatattttgtatttttcagcTTTTCAGCAGATGAGGCTAGGACGAGACCGGCTTCATCCAGTGAATTCTCCCCTGGTAGGTTTTGGTGGAATGAAGGTGCAGCCCGTGGGTACTATTTGTGAGAAACCACGCCCCCGGCCCCCTTTCATGAGACGTTGGGCCAAACCctcgtgaatgggtggagtcgtgttattgcctctcaaaatggaagttcgaatagttatatttttccctttagattaagggttttacaatgaagtcgccacttatttaattattggaaaaataagaaaaccataattgaaaaattcctcattttattaatttgaaattgaatttacattgatcctaggaaaattacatggctttggtcctagatacaatctatgataaagtacatggttttgtttcctagttacaacctagaaattgaaaaattacatggataagcataTGATCTACTAATCCTTGATCTAAACTcagaggctatgttacaaggtgggaaggtgttaggcacccaccttgcccggtgaaaccggtcttttagactatggtggccaacattcatatcacatcatccaatatgttatcaatcaatttgcatgttgaattcaatgtgtgtgcatgtgataaactctaattcaatttattaagcattgcatttggattgaaaaataaattctagtgaatgtgtgtggatggtgataacctagattcaaggatttgacacaattattaaacaaaaatgtttttcatattttttatgtggatttaagattaaatctagtgatatgcatgaatatGTAATGAATAACCAAGAACATGCGAAGAacatataagaacaattaagaacattcaaacatattcaagggaattatcatactttaatcttaaattctcatcatggcaacataaacaaatagtTAGGGAAgaggattataccttcatgcaagatccatatggtggaggagaggactcttgatggaggtcctaagggtggaggaaaagaagagctaggagagggagagtgagtctcactcaataccttgagtcttaggaagaccaagatatgacaaggctactcaacttcactagaactcaatagaagagaagagatggggtttttttgtgtgtcccttggaatgaaggagagggggggtttatatagtagtggtaaaggaaatatgaatggaatgccatttaatgagggttgacaaaaaatcatgaacttagacctcattttagcctttagggaaatctggtgcattaaatgtggagattgatgagagtgaagagcaagcaaagttcggttttcccgtagctgctgtaACAACTTGCAgagccaattttgaaaaatcatatctgcctcaattctgatcggaattgtctcattcttatgctcaaattgaagccccggatatctagtttctgggaaaattaacctcattcacagattcaaaatattctgagagatatcgatgaaatggtgagcagatgtcatttgttagaaaatggtttcagcacaattaacattaataggtcccaaattagctcccaattaacattaaatggctccaatcactcctaTTTTAGACtcaattggttccaaatttactctaattaaaagataattgcacaaattactcattgaataattaatgtttaactatctagttaattaggtgtgtgcaaccctaccataaaatgtagtcctaaccaatcaaattatgacacatcattgatctcaaattgattatacttataaccaattgaaatcaattgttcataatcacatatagtcggactcaatttgtgatagtgcgtctcagccattaaaacttgatttgatgataactttcaatctaatggtccgattagggctcatgaccaggcgatttgatcgttacaacatcaagatcattttagtaaaatgagattaaggatctaatgatcagaatcaagatgcatatttccaatgtgaaattttaccctccatgtgaggttaaatacgggttgtaAAATAGAGTGTCGACACTATTACATTGCCAATGGTAATGGGGGCATACCCACAGCAAATCACCAAGGACGTGAATTTTCTTGTGGCAGACTGTTCGTCCTCCTATAACACCATAATTGGAAGGCCAACTTTAAACAGTTGGAAGGCTGTTACATCCACCTACCACCTGTCGGTCAAGTTTCCAACAAACTATGGAGTAGGACAAGTACAAGGAGACCAACTAGCAGCGAGAGAATGTTACCTGGCCATGTTAGCCACGAACGAGCAAGTTCAGaccatgaatattgaagaaaagagaatTGTGGTAGAACTCATCGAAGTGTTAgaagatattttcttagatgAAAATAACCCTGAGAGGTGTACCAGGGTTAGGGTAGATCTAGAAGGAAGGGTTAAGAAGGA is a genomic window of Quercus lobata isolate SW786 chromosome 2, ValleyOak3.0 Primary Assembly, whole genome shotgun sequence containing:
- the LOC115964555 gene encoding uncharacterized protein LOC115964555, with product MDDKLLLAAFHNGVHSDLLIHKLYEQEPQTMAELVHSTQNFMNVEDAIIAKKRKRVEKMEANPTCHSEQGPRPKKGRTEDKKDRDKKAGPSARSQQYTPLNVPLEQVLMQIKDDPSLKWPKKMKGDPNKCNRNKYCRFHRDHGHDTDECFDLKQQIKNLIRQGKLRSFLGRDHKDEKFKGKVEESSRLPLGEIRVIIGGSSTSQSSKSKKAYLKVVQSVQLSGWSPRERTTNEQAITFMEDEAERIHHPHDDAIVITLLIADYTTRRVLVDNGSSANILYFSAFQQMRLGRDRLHPVNSPLVGFGGMKVQPVGTICEKPRPRPPFMRRWAKPS